The window CCGAAGCAAGGGCGCGCTGTTCAGCGATCGGGTTGCCGACGTGCTCGAGCACGCCGTCGGCGACGACCGCGCCGTCGGCGGCGCGCAGAAGAGCGGCGAATGCGTCCATCACTGAACCTTCGCCAGGCGGGCGGAGGCATGCGAGGCCATCGGAGCACCCAGGGCCGCGACATCCCACGCCCACAGCAGATGGCCCTCGACCAGCCCGTACATGCGGGATGCCGCGGTGTACGCCTTCGCGGTCGCCGGGCGCACCACGGCGTCGGTGGCCACGTCGATGCGCGGACCGCGCACCTGCCCGAGCGAGAGTTCGCTGGTGCCGTCGGCATGAACCAGCGCCACCTCGATGTCGAAGCCGCCCTCGGCGTTGCGGAGCTTCTCGATGTCGTCGGCGGTCAGGGCGACCGGGGCCGTGCGCGCCGGCAACAGGGCCGGCCCGGGGTCGGCCGCAGTCTGCGGGCGAGCGAGCCGCCAGTAGCCGACCTCGGCCAACAGGGGCGCCCGCTCGTCGCCATCACCCGTCCAGGCGTCGGCCGAGTAGTTGAGATAGCCGCCGTCGCCTGTGCTGAACGAAACGCGGTGGGTGAACTCCGCGGAGAAGTGATGACCGTCTGCCTCGTAGTCGATGACCCCGGTGCCCTCCCACACCCCCCGCAGCCAGGCGAGGGGCGCCAGCTCGGCGGGCAGATCGGTCGGGATCTCGATCACGACGCGCCCGTTCAGCGCTGGCCGCGATACAGATTCTTGATCACGACGGCCGTGCAGAAGAGGATCGCGAGGGAGGCCAGGCCCAGCAGGCCGACGAAGAAGAGTTCCAGCGCCATCGTGTCCATGGTTCTACTCTATCCCGGTTCTACCCGGCCGCCGCGGCGACCAAGCCGAAGACGGCGCTGATCGCTCCCAGAACGACGAGCGAGCCAAGTATGCTCAGCGCGACCCGCGAGATGAATCGCTGGGGGCGACCTGCCCACAGCTGCACCGCGAAGGAGAGGACAAGACAGCCGGCCAGCCCGATGGCGAACCACTGTGCGCGCTGCCCCGAGGGGGTGAGCACACCCACCAGCACGCCGATGACGACAGCGGCGACCCACACCGCGATGACCCCGCCGAAAGGCGTTCGGCCGACGCGCTCTGCTTCGCTGGACATGCGCCCATTCTCGCACGGCCCTAAAATGTCCCCACAACACTTCGGCCACCGTGGTCCGGCAGGTCGCAGGAGGTCGCGTGGTCCATATTCTCGTACTCAGCTCGGCTCGCGATGCCGCCCTGCCCACACTCGAACTGCTCGGACACCACGTGCAGACGATTCCGGCCGAGCCCGCGCAGCTGGTCAAGGCACCCCGTGTCGATGTCATTCTGCTCGACGCACGTACCGACCTCGTCGCGGCGAAGTCGCTGTGCCGCATCCTGACAACCACCGGACTCGAGGCGCCGTTGCTGCTCGTGGTCACCGAAGGCGGGATGGCGGCGGTCGCCGCCGATTGGGGCGTCGCCGACGTCATCTTGAGCACCGCGGGACCCGCCGAGACCGAGGCCCGCCTGCGCCTGGCCGTCGGGCGCAGCCAGGCAGCGGCCGCCGAGCCGGCGCGCGTGCAGACCTCGGGGCTGAGCATCGACGAGTCGTCGTACTCGGCCAAGCTGCACGGCAAGCCGCTCGACCTCACCTACAAGGAGTTCCAGCTGCTGCATTTTCTCGCGATGCACCCGTCCCGTGTGTTCACCCGCGAGCAGCTGCTCAGCGAAGTGTGGGGGTACGACTACTTCGGCGGCACCCGCACGGTCGACGTGCATGTACGGCGCCTGCGCGCCAAGCTCGGCGAGTTCGA is drawn from Microbacterium protaetiae and contains these coding sequences:
- a CDS encoding response regulator transcription factor; translation: MVHILVLSSARDAALPTLELLGHHVQTIPAEPAQLVKAPRVDVILLDARTDLVAAKSLCRILTTTGLEAPLLLVVTEGGMAAVAADWGVADVILSTAGPAETEARLRLAVGRSQAAAAEPARVQTSGLSIDESSYSAKLHGKPLDLTYKEFQLLHFLAMHPSRVFTREQLLSEVWGYDYFGGTRTVDVHVRRLRAKLGEFEQLIGTVRNVGYRFNVTDDDESEAASAPTR
- a CDS encoding FABP family protein encodes the protein MIEIPTDLPAELAPLAWLRGVWEGTGVIDYEADGHHFSAEFTHRVSFSTGDGGYLNYSADAWTGDGDERAPLLAEVGYWRLARPQTAADPGPALLPARTAPVALTADDIEKLRNAEGGFDIEVALVHADGTSELSLGQVRGPRIDVATDAVVRPATAKAYTAASRMYGLVEGHLLWAWDVAALGAPMASHASARLAKVQ